DNA sequence from the Ruminococcus albus 7 = DSM 20455 genome:
TCTTAGCTTGCATGAACTACGGCGTGAAGCCCAATATCGTGACCATGGCAAAGGGTCTGGCAGGAGGACTGCCTATCGGCGTATGCCTGGCTGACGAGAAGTGTTGTGATGTTCTGACCAAGGGCACACACGGTTCTACCTTCGGCGGAAACCCCGTTGTATGTGCAGGCGGTCTGGCTGTACTGAACAATGTAACAAAAGAAGGCTTCCTTGATGAAGTTATCAAGAAGGGTGACTATATCCGCGAGAAGCTGAAAGATGTTCCCGAAGTTACAGGCATCAGCGGTATGGGACTTATGCTGGGTGTCAGCCTGAAGACCAAGACCGCAGGCGATGTATGCAAAGCTTGCCTTGACAATGGTCTGCTGATACTTACAGCTAAGGAAAAACTGCGTTTCTTGCCTCCGCTGAACATCAGCTACGAGGAGATAGACAAGGGTCTGGCTATTCTCAAGGATATCCTTGAAAAATAATAGTTCGGAGGTATACCATGACTATCAGGAAAATGGTTATCACGGACTACGATAAAGTTTACAGCCTGTGGCTTTCCTGCAAAGGCATGGGGCTGAATGACCTTGATGATTCGAGAGATGGCATAGCAAGATATCTGGAAAGAAATCCCGAAACGTGCTTTGTGGCTGAGGACAACGCTGAAATAGTTGGTGTGATAATCGCAGGTCATGACGGCAGACGCGGTTACATTTACCACACTGCAGTTTCTCCCGATCACAGAGGACAGGGCATCGGTACAAAGCTTGTAGATGCGGCTATGAAAGCACTCAAAGATCAGGGCATTAACAAGGCTGCGCTTGTATGCTTCTCGAAAAACGAAGGCGGGAACACTTTCTGGGAGAAGGCAGGGTTCAGTCACAGGACTGACCTGACCTACAGGAACAAGGCAATTTCCGAAATGAAAAGAATAGATACGTAAATAAATAATCTCAAATAACGGAGGTATTACAATATGAACCACTTACTCAAAATGCTTGATCTTTCAAAAGAGGAGATAATTGACATACTCAATCTGGCTGATCAGCTGAAATATGAAAACAAGAACGGAATCGAACATAAGGTGCTGAAGGGCAAGACTCTCGGCATGATATTCCAGAAGTCTTCCACACGTACACGTGTTTCTTTTGAGACAGGTATGTATCAGCTGGGCGGACAGGCACTGTTCCTCTCTAACCGCGATCTTCAGATTGGCAGAGGTGAACCTGTTCAGGATACAGCAAGAGTACTCTCTCGTTACCTGGACGGTATCATGATCCGTACCTTTGAGCAGAAGGAAGTTGAAGATCTGGCTCAGTACGGTTCTATCCCGATAATAAACGGTCTGACAGATTTCTGCCACCCTTGTCAGGTGCTTGCAGACCTTATGACTATCCGTGAGTTCAAGGGTCAGTTTGAAGGTCTGAAGATGTGCTACATCGGTGACGGAAACAACATGGCTAACTCCCTGATCGTCGGCGGACTTAAAGTCGGCATGAGCGTATCCATCGCTTGCCCCGAGGGCTATCGTCCCGATCCCGAGGTACTGGAATTCGCAAAGCAGTACGGTGATAAGTTCTTTATGACCGACAAGCCTATCGAAGCCGCTAAGGACGCAGACGTTCTGTTCACAGACGTATGGACTTCAATGGGTGAAGAAGCTGAGACCGAGAAGCGTAAGGTAGCTTTTGCAGGATATCAGATAAATGACGATATAATGGCTGCAGCTAAACCTGATGCAATGGTACAGCACTGCCTGCCTGCACACCGTGAAGAAGAGATCACCGAGAAGGTATTCGAGGCTCACGCAAACGAGATATTTGAGGAAGCTGAAAACAGACTTCACGCTCAGAAGGCTGTAATGGTCAAGGTAATGGGCGGAAATAAGTAATATAACTATTATATCTAAAACAAAGACAGATACATCGTTATTTCAAATGATGTATCTGTCTTATTTCTTATGTACCCCTCTTTACTTTTTCCAGTGTGAAAGTTCAGGAAGTGTTTTAGAAAGGTATTCCCTTGCCTGTTCAGAAGTAAACTGCTCATTAGATATATGATCAGCAAGAAAGTCGATAAGTTCATCAAGGGATGAATAAACATACTTGCCGTCAGTATAGCACCACTTGCAGTAATCCTCATTGAATGTTCCGTCCGCTTCTCTGCTGAGCACTGAATCATCAAGTGGCATTCCGCAGCATTGACAAATGAGCTTTCTCGGTGAACCAAGTATAGTGTTGATAGATACTTCAAACAATACAGAAAGCAGTTTCAATGTTTCAGTGTTCGGTACGGTATCTCCGTTCTCCCATCGAGATACAGCCTGTCGGGTGACATAGACCTTTTCAGCAAGCTCCTCCTGAGATAAACCTCGTTTTACGCGAAGTTCACGAATGATATTTTTGTTGTCCATGATATGATCTCCTCCTTCTTTGTATACATTATAACATCAAATCCCTGATAATTCAAGCAACCTGCTGTTGCTCCTACTATGCTTGTCCGTCACAGGAATACAAGCGTATTTCACAAACGTACACAAGAAACTTTAGTAAAGTTTGTATATTTGACTATTGACTATTTTAGTGAAATTGGGTATACTTTTTAAGGTGCTTAAAATGCATGATAAATATTTCTATTATAATTAAAAGGGGTCTGAACACTAATGACTAAGGTAGTTAAATTCGGCGGAAGCTCACTGGCAAGCGCTGAACAGTTCAAGAAAGTCAAGGATATAATCACAGCTGAGGATTCAAGAAGATTTGTAGTTCCCTCTGCGCCAGGCAAGAGATTCTCTGCGGACACAAAGGTAACTGATATGCTCTACGGCTGCTATGATCTTGCTGCTAAGGGCAAGGATTTCACAAAGGAATTTGAAGCTATAAAGGAAAGATACAACGGTATAATCAATGACCTTGGTCTTGATATCAATCTTGATAATGAATTTGATGTCATCAAGGCTTGTTTCATCGGTAAGGCAGGCAGAGATTATGCTGCATCCAGAGGTGAGTTCCTGAATGGTATGGTACTTGCTAACTATTTGGGCTATAACTTCATCGACGCTGCTGATGTTATTTTCTTCGATGACAGAGGACAGTTTGATGCAAAGCGTACTAATAAGGTACTCTCCGAAAGACTTGAGGGACTTGAGAATGCAGTTGTTCCCGGTTTCTACGGCTCTATGCCCAATGATACTATCAAGACTTTCTCAAGAGGCGGTTCTGATATCACAGGTTCTATCGTAGCTGCTGCTGTAAATGCAGATCTCTATGAGAACTGGACTGATACTTCAGGATTCCTGACAACTGACCCCAGGATCGTTAAAGATCCCGCTCCTATAACAACTATCACTTATAAGGAGCTGAGAGAGCTTTCTTACATGGGCGCAAGCGTATTCCATGAGGATGCTATCTTCCCTGTCAGAAAAGCAGGAATCGCTATAAACATCAAGAACACAAATGATCCCGAGGCTCCCGGCACACTTATTGTTGAGTCCACTTCTCAGAAGCCCGCATTCACCATAACAGGTATTGCCGGCAAGAAGGGCTTCACTGTTATCAATATCGAAAAAGATATGATGAACGCTGAGCTTGGTTTCGGCAGAAGAGTACTTGAAGTATTCGAGAAGAACGGTGTAAGCTTTGAGCATATGCCTTCAGGTATCGATACTATGTCTGTAATAGTTACTCAGGAAGAATTTGCAGATAAGGAGCAGGAGATACTTGCAGGTCTTCACAGAAACTGCCACCCCGATATGATCGAGATCGAGACAGATCTTGCACTCATCGCTGTTGTTGGCAGAGCTATGAAGGCAAACAGAGGTACTGCAGGCAGAATATTCTCTGCACTGGCTCATGCTCATGTAAATGTTAAGATGATAGATCAGGGCTCCAGTGAGCTGAATGTTATCATCGGTGTCAGCGAAAGTGATTTTGAGACTGCTGTTAAGTCGATCTACGATATATTCGTTGAAACAAAGCTTTGATCATAAAGCATAAGGAAGTATAGATATGATAGATGCACAGTCCGTACAGCAGAAGCTGTATGGGCTGTGTCTTTTATTATTTATCGTACATACTCAAATAGTGGTTGACTAAAGAAAACAAATGTTGTATAATCAATATTATAGTTTATAGATATCTTGCTTGAATATATTACAAGCACTACTAAAAATCTGTCTGTGATTTATACAGAATAACACTCAAAAACAATACTTTAATGTGAGGACATATCATTATGAATTTAGCTAAAAAAAGGATACTTCCAGTAATCTGCGCAGCAATAGTAATAGTAAGTACCGTTATGTTTACTTCATGCGGAAACAAAAAGAACAACGATACCTCTTCAAAAAAGAATGATATCTCCAGTGCTGAGAAAATCACACTTACAACAGAAAACAATATATCCCCCGATATAGTTGATGATCTTGATACTACTGGCGAATCGGATATAACTCCTTCCATGTGGACTGTAACCGGTAAAAATGGAGCTGTCGTTACTCTTATGGGTTCAATGCATGCTCTTAAAGAAAGTGATTATCCTATGCCGAAAGAGCTGCATGATGCTTATGACAGCGCTGATATACTTGCTGTAGAAGCCGATATAACCGAAGCCGGTTCCCTGACTTTTCAATCGGCTATGCTGGCAGGTATGTATTATGATGACGTAAAAGACGAACTGTCTAAGCATTTATCCCAAAAGGCTTATGAAGCCCTTGACAAGTATCTGGATCTTTATTCCCTTGATATTACTGCATATACAAAAATGAGACCATGGGCTGTTTATTCTGTAGTAGAAAATCTCCCCCTTCAACGCAGTGACTTGTCAGGTGATCTGGGACTAGACAAGTATCTGCTTATAAAGGCACATGATGATGAAAAGGAGATCTATGAAGTTGAGGGGATGGAGTATCAGTTTGATATGTTCACACAGCTTTCGGATGATTCATACAGCTTTCAGTTTGAAGCACTTGCAAACAGAACAATTGAAAGCGATATAGAGTCTCTGGATAAACTCCATGAAGCATGGGCAACAGGTGATATAGATCATATAGAGGAACTTGCTAACGAGGAGATCGAAACCGACGATAAGTACGCAGAAGCAGTATCTGAATATGAAAAAAAGATCTATATCGACAGAAACCAAGGTATGAAAGAAGCTGCTGAAAACTTCCTGAACGGAGATAAAAATGTCCTGTTCGTCGTAGGTGCAGCTCACTACGCAGGTGATAACGGCATTATCTCTCTGCTTGAAAAAGACGGCTACACTGTAGAACCCGTAAAGTATGTTAAAGATTATTGATACAGTATATATTAGTCAGATTTGACCGCTATTAAAACCTCCGGCGTGAAACGCAGTATGTATAAGATGATACTTTAAACAATATAGCTTTATACTATTTTTTTGAGATATTTTTATAGTTTTAAATAAAGAGTTGTGCTATAATCATCTACATAAGAACAAACTGGTATCAGTAAAAAATATAATATTTATATCACCATAGATCTATATCCGTGAGAACAATGGCGAGTATGGTGATAATAATAAAACACTGCAGTTTGTGCGTTTTCACGAAGGGGGGTATTATGAAAAAAATAACTGTTATATGGTCAAGCCCAAATCAGAATGGATTGACAGCATCGGCAAAAGACCATATAATAAAAGGAATATCAAAATCAGGGGCAGAGGTAACTGAGATCCACCTGAACAGCAAAAACATTCAGCACTGCCGTGCTTGTGGAAATGGTTGGGGTACCTGTAATAAAAATGGCAGTTGTGTTATCGATGATGATTTTGCAGAGATCTACGAAAACCTAAGAAATGCTGACGGTATTGTCTGGATCAGCGCAGTGTATTGGTCTGATATGACAGAACGTTTCAAAGCATTCTTCGACAGACTTCGCCGCTGTGATGCTGCCTTCAGCCATTCACTTGCAGACAAGCGCTGCATACTTGTGGCCTGTGCGGGCGGTACAGGACGCGGTACTCTTGAATGTCTTACCCAGCTTGAACGCGGTCTTGTTCATATGGGTATGCGAACTTTTGACCGTATACCGGTCGTACGATTCAACAGGGATTATATCCTGCCTGCACTTTATGAAGCAGGCAAGACATATATAGACTGCCTGGAAAACGGATTTGATATGTATTATTGAAATAAAAGGATAGTGAAAAGGCGCAGAAATAAGGAGCTGCGCCTTTTTTGCGTCAGCATAGAAATTAAAGCAGTGCTGTATGGAGTGTAAAGTAATACAGCTATACATGAAATTGATCGATGCGAAACTGAAAGAATATGCAGATTCAACGATATTTTCAAAATATCAGTTGACTTGACGGGTAAAATATGTTACTATAATTTTATATGTAAAAATTCAAAGCTATGGAGCGTAAATTTATGGTTAAGAAAAAAAATGACAACAAAAACCACTCTTCGGGTATACTCGGCAATAAACTTTATCTGTATCTTACCGAATTTTTTGCGGGTATGTCCGTTATGGCTGTAGAGCTCGGTGCAAGCCGACTTTTGGCGCCTTATTTCAGCTCATCACAGATAGTATGGACTATCATCATAGGCACGATAATGATAGCTATGGCTCTTGGTAATTATTTCGGAGGAAAAAGTGCCGATAAAGATCCTGAACCTGATAAACTCTATAAAAGGATCCTGCTTTCAGCTGTATGGATAGCAGCTATACCATTTATTGGGAAAATTGTGATATTAGGTATATCTGCAGTTCTGGTAGTGACCGTCAGTACGAATTTTCTAATATGGGCGGCTTTTCTTGCGTGTATGGTGATCTTTGTTTACCCATTGTTCCTGCTGGGTACTGTCACTCCGTCACTGGTAAAATACACTACTGACAGTCTTGAGGATAACGGCAGAACTGTCGGGACTCTTGGTGCTTTCAATACAGTGGGCAGTATCATCGGCACTTTCGCCCCTACTTTTATTACAATACCTACAGTCGGCACAGCTGTGACATTCCTGATTTTTTCGGGTATACTTCTTATGCTTGGACTGGTATATTTCTTTTCCTGCAAACGCGGCTATATCCGTATAGCTATATGCACAGTGCTTTTCATAGTATTTTGTATAACCGGTACAGTTCTGGGGTTTGCTTTCTGGGAAAGATCACTGACTTACGAGGGTGAATCCGTTTACAACTATCTTCAGGTCAAAGAGGACGACAAACAGGCGGCATTATCCACTAACGTGCTTTTCGGCATACAGTCGATCTACATGAAAGACGGTGGTCTTACAGGACTTTACTACGATACAGCAATGGCTGCTCCCCTTATGAGCGAAGGTGATGATATCACCAAAAAGAATATGCTGATCCTTGGCATGGGTACGGGAACTTATGCCAAGCAGTGCAAGGCATATTTCCCCGGTATCAAAGTTGAGGGAGTAGAGATAGATGATAAAATAACAGATCTTGCACATAAATACTTTGATCTTGACGATGATATAAAAGTTACTACCTATGACGGCAGAGCTTTTCTCAATTCACTGAAAGGCGCTAACAGAAAAAGCTCCGATTCTGCTGTGAAATACGATGTTATCATGGTTGACGCTTATCAGGATATCACCATACCATTCCAGATGTCTACCGTCGAATTTTTTACACTGGTGAAAAACAGCCTGGCACCAGATGGCGTAATGGTGGTAAATATGAATATGCATTCGGATAAAAAAGGCAGTATCAACGAGTGCCTTTGCGATACCATCGCATCGGTTTTCAGTAACGTGTACACAGTAAAGGTGGATGGAACCACCAACCGCGAGCTTTTTGCCTCCGATCTATCAGGTATGCCCGACAGACTTTATTCAGCTTCTCAGAAGCTTGAAGATAATGATCTGAAAGCTCTCATGGAAGATATATACATGAGAATGAAGCGATATGAGGGCGGCGAAAACATCCTTACAGATGACAAAGCACCAGTTGAACTGCTGGGTATGCAAGTCATTGATGATCTTATTTCAGAAGAACTGACTTACTATAAAAAGCGATTCAAAGAAGACGGCATAAAAGGTCTTATCGATTGAAAGTTTTAAGTTAATTTTAGTTTAGTATAGTACACTTTAAACATCGATAAAAAATTATAAGGAATGATAAGAATGGAAATCGACAGCATATATATCGTAATACCCGCCTATGAACCCGATGAAAAGCTGATAGCTCTTATTGATGAACTAACAGACAAACACACTTATAATCTGATAGTAGTTGACGACGGCAGCAGCTCCGATAAAAAAGAAACATGGTTATCCCTTTAACACACCACAGATAATATACAATGCTGTCCAAATAAACAGACCTCAAAAACCGGAAAATATAGTATAATAGTGACAGAAACCGAAAGGAGCTGTCGCTATGTCAAAAAGATTTCCGAAACCTGAGATAACACTTGATGGGATATACTCAAAGTTCGCAGATGAAAGCTTTTGCAAGGATTTTCTGCTTGATATCCGCTTTGAAAAGGGCTTTGCCTGCCCGTTTTGCGGTGGCTCTGAGTACCGCAGGATAAGGTCACGCCATCTGCTGCGATGCAAGTTCTGTAAAGCAGATATATCCGCCACAAACGGAACTTTTATGCACAGAACACATATTCCGCTCAGACTGTGGATAGTCACCGCATTCCTCATTATGAGCAACAAATGCAGCGTTTCTGCTGTTACGCTGATGAGGTCTTTGGGAGTGACCTACAAGACAGCCTGGTACATCCTTCATCGCATCAGAAAAGAGCTATGGAATGCCGTGAAGAACGCTATTTGCGCGACGGGATCGTTGAACTTGATGACACGTATCTCGGTGCTCCGACTCACGGTAAAAAGCGCGGCAGAGGTACTGAAAAAGTCAAAATGATCGTAGCTTTATCAAAGAACGCTGCAGGAAATCCCGAGTACGTTAAAATGAGCGATGTGCCGAATTTAAAGGGCATAACTGTGGGTAGATTTGCCAGGGATAATATCCGCGCTGGCTCGAAGATCGAGAGTGATAATGCCCGAAGTTACAAGAAACCGCTGGCACAGAAATACTTCCATGTTTTTGAGACATATGATCCGACAAGCGGTCAGCTGAACTGGATGCATAAAGTTATTTCAAACTTCAAAGCAATGATCATGGGAACTTACCACGGAAACGAAAAGATCCACACAGCGTTGTATGCTGCCGAATACTGTTACAAATTCAACCGCCGCAAGCTGGGAAACAGTGCGTATTTAAGGCTTTGGGCTGCTTTGGTGCAGTGATCTTACTTGTGGTGTGTTAAAGGGATAACCATTAAAAGAAATATTCGACAAAGTAAAGGATAAAGCCGAACTTCTGATACACGAAGTAAACCGCGGAAAAGGTGCTGCGCTGAGAACGGCTTTCACTTATATCAAAAACACCTGCAAAGGAAGATACTATTTGATTACAGCCGATGCTGACGGTCAGCACAAGCCTGCGGATATCATGAGAATAGCAGAAGCGCTGAAAGAACATCCCGATAAACTGGTGATGGGCTGCAGACGTTTCAAGGGTGATATCCCTCTGCGCAGCCGTTTCGGAAATAATATGACAAAAGCCGTGTTCAGATTTGCGGCAGGTGTGGGAGTAAGTGATACTCAGACGGGTCTGCGTGGATTTTCAGACAAGCTGACAGATTTTATGCTGGGACTTTCGGGTGACAGATACGAGTATGAAATGAATATGCTGCTTGAAGCTGCAAGGGACGGTATAAGCTTTTATGAAGTGCCCATAGAGACTGTCTACCTTAATGAAAACAAGAGTTCCCATTTCAATCCGATAAAAGATTCATTCAGAATTTATAAAGATATTCTCAAGTTCTCATGCTCTTCCCTGCTGAGTTTCTTCGTCGATTACGTTTTGTATTCGGTGATATTCGCATTAAGTGGAAGCATAAGACTTTCAAACGTGATAGCAAGAGTATTCAGCTCGATATTCAATTTTGTGCTGAACAAAAAGGTGGTTTTCAAAAACAAGGAAAATCTCTATAAAACAGCACTGAAATACTTCCTGCTTGCGGCGGTGATACTTGCTGTAAACACTCTCCTTCTCGGACTTATTGTAAAGTACGTTATCAAAAATGAGTACATTGCCAAGATAATAGTTGAAGTACTGCTGTTCTTATTCAGCTGGAGCGCACAGCGGAGTTTCGTTTTTAAAAAGAAAGGTCTGACTACTGATGAGCAAAAATAAAAGGATGCCTGTCTGGGGTATGATACTGACAGATACGCTGCTTGTATGCGCAGCTGTGGGAACGTTCATGCTTTTTGATTACGTTATGCCCCACAGCGCAAACACCAAAGGAACGGTAGTTGCAGAAGTCGACAGCGCAAATAAGACAAGCTTTGCACTGCCAAAATCCGGTGAAAAAAGCGGAACACAGGAAGTAAATACTGTGGATGAAACTTCGGAAGATGATAACAACTCTGCCTCACAGGATAGCATGATCCATGCCGACAGCGTTTCCGATGAAAGCAGCAGTCCCGAAAAAAAGAAAAAAGAGCATCACGAACACACCAAGGAAAACTGGTACGATAACACTGATACCGATGAATATACCGCTGACAATGCACTGATAGAATCCGTGCTTAATGCGGATGTGCAATCGGAAAGAGTAGTGACCTATGAGGGCGATGACGCAGTTATCTATATCGACAAAAAGTGGTTCGGGGATGGCGATGAT
Encoded proteins:
- a CDS encoding spermidine synthase, encoding MVKKKNDNKNHSSGILGNKLYLYLTEFFAGMSVMAVELGASRLLAPYFSSSQIVWTIIIGTIMIAMALGNYFGGKSADKDPEPDKLYKRILLSAVWIAAIPFIGKIVILGISAVLVVTVSTNFLIWAAFLACMVIFVYPLFLLGTVTPSLVKYTTDSLEDNGRTVGTLGAFNTVGSIIGTFAPTFITIPTVGTAVTFLIFSGILLMLGLVYFFSCKRGYIRIAICTVLFIVFCITGTVLGFAFWERSLTYEGESVYNYLQVKEDDKQAALSTNVLFGIQSIYMKDGGLTGLYYDTAMAAPLMSEGDDITKKNMLILGMGTGTYAKQCKAYFPGIKVEGVEIDDKITDLAHKYFDLDDDIKVTTYDGRAFLNSLKGANRKSSDSAVKYDVIMVDAYQDITIPFQMSTVEFFTLVKNSLAPDGVMVVNMNMHSDKKGSINECLCDTIASVFSNVYTVKVDGTTNRELFASDLSGMPDRLYSASQKLEDNDLKALMEDIYMRMKRYEGGENILTDDKAPVELLGMQVIDDLISEELTYYKKRFKEDGIKGLID
- a CDS encoding flavodoxin family protein; amino-acid sequence: MKKITVIWSSPNQNGLTASAKDHIIKGISKSGAEVTEIHLNSKNIQHCRACGNGWGTCNKNGSCVIDDDFAEIYENLRNADGIVWISAVYWSDMTERFKAFFDRLRRCDAAFSHSLADKRCILVACAGGTGRGTLECLTQLERGLVHMGMRTFDRIPVVRFNRDYILPALYEAGKTYIDCLENGFDMYY
- a CDS encoding zinc ribbon domain-containing protein; the protein is MDNKNIIRELRVKRGLSQEELAEKVYVTRQAVSRWENGDTVPNTETLKLLSVLFEVSINTILGSPRKLICQCCGMPLDDSVLSREADGTFNEDYCKWCYTDGKYVYSSLDELIDFLADHISNEQFTSEQAREYLSKTLPELSHWKK
- a CDS encoding GNAT family N-acetyltransferase → MTIRKMVITDYDKVYSLWLSCKGMGLNDLDDSRDGIARYLERNPETCFVAEDNAEIVGVIIAGHDGRRGYIYHTAVSPDHRGQGIGTKLVDAAMKALKDQGINKAALVCFSKNEGGNTFWEKAGFSHRTDLTYRNKAISEMKRIDT
- a CDS encoding aspartate kinase gives rise to the protein MTKVVKFGGSSLASAEQFKKVKDIITAEDSRRFVVPSAPGKRFSADTKVTDMLYGCYDLAAKGKDFTKEFEAIKERYNGIINDLGLDINLDNEFDVIKACFIGKAGRDYAASRGEFLNGMVLANYLGYNFIDAADVIFFDDRGQFDAKRTNKVLSERLEGLENAVVPGFYGSMPNDTIKTFSRGGSDITGSIVAAAVNADLYENWTDTSGFLTTDPRIVKDPAPITTITYKELRELSYMGASVFHEDAIFPVRKAGIAINIKNTNDPEAPGTLIVESTSQKPAFTITGIAGKKGFTVINIEKDMMNAELGFGRRVLEVFEKNGVSFEHMPSGIDTMSVIVTQEEFADKEQEILAGLHRNCHPDMIEIETDLALIAVVGRAMKANRGTAGRIFSALAHAHVNVKMIDQGSSELNVIIGVSESDFETAVKSIYDIFVETKL
- a CDS encoding TraB/GumN family protein; amino-acid sequence: MNLAKKRILPVICAAIVIVSTVMFTSCGNKKNNDTSSKKNDISSAEKITLTTENNISPDIVDDLDTTGESDITPSMWTVTGKNGAVVTLMGSMHALKESDYPMPKELHDAYDSADILAVEADITEAGSLTFQSAMLAGMYYDDVKDELSKHLSQKAYEALDKYLDLYSLDITAYTKMRPWAVYSVVENLPLQRSDLSGDLGLDKYLLIKAHDDEKEIYEVEGMEYQFDMFTQLSDDSYSFQFEALANRTIESDIESLDKLHEAWATGDIDHIEELANEEIETDDKYAEAVSEYEKKIYIDRNQGMKEAAENFLNGDKNVLFVVGAAHYAGDNGIISLLEKDGYTVEPVKYVKDY
- a CDS encoding GtrA family protein, whose translation is MFDKVKDKAELLIHEVNRGKGAALRTAFTYIKNTCKGRYYLITADADGQHKPADIMRIAEALKEHPDKLVMGCRRFKGDIPLRSRFGNNMTKAVFRFAAGVGVSDTQTGLRGFSDKLTDFMLGLSGDRYEYEMNMLLEAARDGISFYEVPIETVYLNENKSSHFNPIKDSFRIYKDILKFSCSSLLSFFVDYVLYSVIFALSGSIRLSNVIARVFSSIFNFVLNKKVVFKNKENLYKTALKYFLLAAVILAVNTLLLGLIVKYVIKNEYIAKIIVEVLLFLFSWSAQRSFVFKKKGLTTDEQK
- the argF gene encoding ornithine carbamoyltransferase, which codes for MNHLLKMLDLSKEEIIDILNLADQLKYENKNGIEHKVLKGKTLGMIFQKSSTRTRVSFETGMYQLGGQALFLSNRDLQIGRGEPVQDTARVLSRYLDGIMIRTFEQKEVEDLAQYGSIPIINGLTDFCHPCQVLADLMTIREFKGQFEGLKMCYIGDGNNMANSLIVGGLKVGMSVSIACPEGYRPDPEVLEFAKQYGDKFFMTDKPIEAAKDADVLFTDVWTSMGEEAETEKRKVAFAGYQINDDIMAAAKPDAMVQHCLPAHREEEITEKVFEAHANEIFEEAENRLHAQKAVMVKVMGGNK